The proteins below are encoded in one region of Apium graveolens cultivar Ventura chromosome 4, ASM990537v1, whole genome shotgun sequence:
- the LOC141718344 gene encoding uncharacterized protein LOC141718344, which translates to MDKSWMRVDRDSLEYVIGVENFLIYAEENCKDPKLIPCPCARCCNFKKFSVKIIRGHLYEKGFSLGYVNWIWYGASANPRSSAASTMSTPSSVNIEENIEEHIGPSEVGDICEAAYNRGNLGDGCDKDSYEFKQFLADAEQPLFEGSDSSKLESMLKLHNWKARFGNIDSASTDLLSPIVSLLPKDHVLPINAYTAKKTLSDLGLEYIKIHACLNDCILYRGVNSDIVECPKSRKSRWKLGNDGKERVNVPAKVMWYFPIIPIFKRMFKSDSTAKLMTWHVNQRSQDGHMHHPADSPSCRNVDYRWPTFDNEPRNIRLALAIDGINPRNNGLNNRYSYWPVVLTTYILPPWLCMKRKYMMLTVLVSGPQEPGNNIDVFLQSLIDDLKKVWEEGEPNVSDAHNKSFFILKAVLMWTVNDFPAYGNLSDCVNKGYMSCPVYGDDTVAKYLPHSKKMSFQGHRRYLPRHHPYRKKKAGFNGEQELGFARAPLSGEEVLLQEERIKFSFGEAVKKSKKVDCLWKKINFL; encoded by the coding sequence ATGGATAAATCATGGATGCGGGTTGATAGGGATTCATTAGAGTATGTGATCGGGGTTGAAAACTTTCTAATATACGCCGAAGAAAACTGTAAAGATCCTAAACTAATACCCTGTCCATGTGCACGTTGTTGTAATTTCAAAAAGTTCTCTGTGAAAATCATTAGAGGTCATTTGTATGAAAAGGGCTTTAGTTTGGGGTATGTAAACTGGATTTGGTATGGGGCTAGTGCCAATCCTAGGTCATCTGCCGCTAGCACAATGTCGACTCCCTCTTCGGTGAATATAGAAGAGAATATCGAAGAACATATTGGGCCATCAGAAGTAGGTGATATTTGTGAAGCAGCATATAATCGGGGTAATTTGGGTGATGGTTGTGATAAAGATTCATACGAGTTCAAACAGTTTTTGGCTGATGCTGAGCAACCTTTATTTGAGGGCAGTGATAGTAGTAAATTAGAATCCATGCTAAAATTACATAATTGGAAAGCGAGATTCGGGAATATTGATAGCGCCTCTACAGATTTACTCTCTCCGATTGTTTCTTTACTTCCCAAAGATCATGTTTTGCCAATTAATGCATACACAGCTAAAAAAACCCTATCTGATCTAGGCCTTGAGTATATAAAAATCCATGCATGTCTGAATGATTGCATTCTATATAGGGGTGTCAATTCTGATATTGTCGAGTGCCCCAAGTCTCGCAAATCTCGGTGGAAGTTAGGAAATGATGGTAAAGAGAGAGTCAACGTTCCGGCCAAAGTTATGTGGTATTTCCCGATCATTCCCATATTTAAGCGGATGTTTAAATCTGATTCTACCGCTAAATTAATGACTTGGCATGTGAACCAAAgaagtcaagatggtcacatGCACCATCCAGCTGACTCTCCTTCATGCAGGAATGTCGATTATAGGTGGCCAACCTTCGATAATGAGCCAAGAAATATTCGGTTAGCCTTGGCAATTGATGGTATAAATCCACGCAATAATGGCCTAAACAATAGGTATAGCTACTGGCCTGTAGTATTGACAACGTATATTCTCCCTCCGTGGTTGTGCATGAAAAGAaaatatatgatgttaacagtaTTAGTCTCTGGCCCTCAAGAGCCAGGTAATAATATTGACGTATTTTTACAATCATTGATCGATGATTTGAAGAAGGTTTGGGAAGAAGGTGAACCAAATGTGTCTGACGCTCATAATAAATCTTTTTTCATTTTAAAGGCAGTTCTAATGTGGACGGTAAATGACTTCCCCGCATATGGTAATTTGTCTGATTGTGTGAATAAGGGTTATATGTCTTGTCCTGTTTATGGGGATGATACCGTGGCTAAATACTTACCTCATTCAAAGAAAATGTCTTTCCAAGGTCATCGTCGATATTTACCTAGGCATCATCCTTATAGGAAGAAGAAGGCGGGTTTTAATGGTGAACAAGAGTTAGGATTTGCGCGTGCACCCCTTTCCGGTGAAGAAGTTTTACTGCAAGAGGAGCGAATAAAATTTTCTTTTGGAGAAGCAGTAAAGAAGTCAAAGAAGGTGGACTGTCTATGGAAAAAAATCAATTTtctttga